A window of Pantoea agglomerans contains these coding sequences:
- the rsxG gene encoding electron transport complex subunit RsxG has translation MLETIRKNAVTLALFAVFTTGLTAVVNYVTKPTISHQTALNQKNLLDQVVPVDLYDNQIQRECYLVTDPALGSTAPHHLYLARKGDTPVAAALETTAPDGYSGAIQMLVGADFHGKVLGVRVIEHHETPGLGDKIELRISDWINSFNGKVVHGADDKAFAVKKDGGEFDQFTGATITPRAVVNATKRTALLIETLSGKVSSLPECGDANE, from the coding sequence ATGCTTGAGACTATCCGTAAAAACGCCGTCACCCTGGCACTCTTCGCGGTGTTTACTACCGGCCTGACCGCCGTGGTGAACTACGTTACCAAACCGACCATTAGCCATCAGACGGCGCTGAACCAGAAAAACCTGCTGGATCAGGTGGTGCCGGTGGATTTGTACGATAATCAGATCCAGCGCGAATGTTACCTTGTCACCGACCCCGCACTGGGCAGCACCGCCCCGCACCATCTCTATCTGGCGCGCAAAGGCGATACGCCGGTGGCGGCTGCGCTTGAGACCACCGCGCCGGACGGCTATTCTGGCGCGATACAGATGCTGGTCGGCGCCGATTTTCACGGCAAGGTGCTGGGCGTGCGCGTTATTGAACATCACGAAACCCCCGGCCTGGGCGACAAGATCGAGCTGCGGATTTCAGACTGGATCAACAGCTTTAACGGCAAAGTGGTGCACGGCGCCGATGACAAAGCCTTTGCGGTGAAGAAAGATGGCGGCGAGTTCGACCAGTTTACCGGCGCCACCATTACGCCACGCGCGGTGGTCAACGCCACTAAGCGCACCGCGCTACTGATTGAAACGCTGAGCGGCAAGGTCTCGTCGCTGCCCGAATGTGGAGACGCAAATGAGTGA
- a CDS encoding electron transport complex subunit E: MSEAKNLLVGGLWKNNSALVQLLGLCPLLAVTSTATNALGLGLATTLVLTITNSAISASRRWVPSEIRIPIYVMIIASVVSCVQMLINAYAYGLYESLGIFIPLIVTNCIVVGRAEAVASKSSIPLAALDGFAIGMGATCAMVTLGSIRELIGSGTLFNGADQLLGPWARALRIEVVHFDSPMLLAMLPPGAFIGLGMLLAAKYLIDQKMKQRAARRAAEAAAAEPHAPAGKAV; the protein is encoded by the coding sequence ATGAGTGAAGCCAAAAACCTGCTGGTAGGCGGCCTGTGGAAAAACAACTCGGCGCTGGTGCAGCTGCTGGGGCTCTGTCCACTACTGGCCGTCACCTCGACGGCGACCAACGCGCTGGGCCTCGGTCTGGCGACCACGCTGGTGCTGACCATTACCAACAGCGCCATTTCCGCCTCGCGCCGCTGGGTGCCGTCAGAAATCCGCATCCCAATCTACGTCATGATTATCGCCTCGGTGGTGAGCTGCGTGCAGATGCTGATCAACGCCTACGCCTATGGCCTTTATGAGTCGCTCGGCATCTTTATTCCGCTGATCGTCACCAACTGTATCGTGGTCGGCCGCGCCGAGGCGGTCGCCTCGAAGAGCAGCATTCCCCTTGCCGCGCTGGATGGCTTCGCGATTGGCATGGGTGCCACCTGCGCCATGGTCACGCTCGGCTCGATTCGCGAGCTGATCGGCAGCGGCACGCTGTTTAACGGCGCGGATCAGCTGCTCGGCCCCTGGGCCAGGGCGCTGCGCATTGAGGTGGTACACTTCGACTCGCCGATGCTGCTGGCGATGCTGCCGCCGGGCGCCTTTATCGGACTCGGTATGCTGCTGGCCGCAAAATACCTGATCGATCAGAAAATGAAACAGCGCGCCGCGCGCCGCGCCGCTGAAGCCGCGGCCGCCGAGCCGCACGCGCCAGCCGGGAAAGCAGTGTGA
- the nth gene encoding endonuclease III, whose amino-acid sequence MNQAKRREILSRLRDNNPHPTTELNFTSPFELLIAVLLSAQATDVSVNKATAKLYPVASTPAAMLALGVEGVKEHIKTIGLYNSKAENVIKTCRILLEQHGGEVPEDRAALEALPGVGRKTANVVLNTAFGWPTIAVDTHIFRVSNRTRFAPGKNVEEVEAKLLKVVPAEFKVDCHHWLILHGRYTCVARKPRCGACLIEDLCEFPEKTEI is encoded by the coding sequence GTGAATCAGGCGAAGCGCAGAGAGATCCTCAGCCGGCTGCGGGACAATAACCCGCACCCCACCACCGAGCTCAATTTCACCTCGCCGTTTGAGCTGCTGATCGCCGTGCTGCTGTCGGCGCAGGCGACTGACGTCAGCGTCAACAAGGCGACCGCGAAGCTCTATCCGGTCGCCAGTACGCCCGCCGCGATGCTGGCGCTGGGCGTAGAGGGGGTGAAGGAACATATCAAAACCATCGGCCTCTATAACAGTAAAGCTGAGAATGTGATTAAGACCTGCCGCATTCTGCTGGAGCAGCACGGCGGCGAGGTGCCAGAAGATCGCGCCGCGCTGGAGGCGCTGCCCGGTGTCGGGCGTAAGACCGCCAACGTGGTGCTGAACACCGCCTTCGGCTGGCCGACCATCGCCGTGGACACCCATATTTTCCGCGTCAGCAACCGCACCCGCTTCGCGCCAGGGAAAAACGTGGAAGAGGTCGAGGCGAAGCTGCTGAAGGTGGTGCCCGCCGAATTTAAGGTGGATTGCCATCACTGGCTGATCCTGCATGGCCGCTACACCTGCGTTGCGCGCAAGCCGCGCTGCGGTGCCTGCCTGATTGAAGATCTGTGCGAGTTTCCTGAGAAGACGGAAATTTAG